The following are encoded together in the Streptomyces sp. NBC_00358 genome:
- a CDS encoding CAP domain-containing protein, translating into MSELVPGGNTPLPDGVLTLRVPGPFDVSALITDDSGKVRGDADFVFYNQPAAPGARLEGDRLTVDPARLRPGAARVTVVVSPADPATPLGRLPSPTVQVTASDGRTLARFTPPRPQRETVLLLAELYRRGTAWKLRALGQGYADGLAGVARDFGVEVTEDTAPTRATPGAPPRALPGGRPVTATDAGAVAAPGAGRGSVPVGGRGPGTGRASVPGAGHVVTAGDGQAHGGQVRAGQMRGGPGGTPGGVPDPDGFLGPVNSARAAAGAPPVRLDARLTAAARDHAGAMADRGLLSSEIPEGTSVYRRVLSAGYPYLTIGEHLVSGPRTPGEFVEYCLTSEQSRRVLCDPAYDQAGVACVPDPRSGDLYWTALWARPFSPSGLERTAHEVITLTNAERASAGLPPLSADAPLTTAAQAHSAAMVARDFYAHTSPEGSQPWDRAAAAGSARRTIGENIACGQRSPAEVVRGWMDSPGHRANILKRDFTHIGIGLAGGGRAGTYWTQLFGG; encoded by the coding sequence ATGAGCGAGCTGGTTCCGGGGGGCAACACGCCCCTGCCGGACGGGGTCCTGACCCTCAGGGTGCCGGGCCCCTTCGACGTGTCCGCGCTGATCACCGACGACAGCGGCAAGGTGCGGGGCGACGCCGACTTCGTGTTCTACAACCAGCCGGCCGCGCCGGGCGCACGACTCGAAGGAGACCGCCTCACCGTCGATCCGGCGCGGCTGCGGCCCGGAGCGGCCCGCGTCACCGTCGTCGTCAGCCCCGCCGACCCCGCGACTCCGCTGGGCCGGCTGCCCTCCCCCACCGTGCAGGTCACCGCGTCGGACGGCCGTACCCTCGCCCGGTTCACCCCACCCCGGCCCCAGCGGGAGACGGTACTGCTGCTCGCCGAGCTGTACCGGCGCGGTACGGCCTGGAAGCTCCGCGCCCTCGGACAGGGGTACGCGGACGGACTGGCGGGCGTCGCGCGGGATTTCGGGGTCGAGGTCACCGAGGACACCGCGCCCACGAGGGCGACACCGGGGGCGCCGCCGAGAGCGCTACCGGGTGGCCGGCCCGTGACGGCCACGGATGCGGGGGCGGTTGCCGCGCCCGGAGCCGGGCGGGGTTCCGTACCCGTTGGCGGACGAGGCCCCGGAACCGGCCGGGCGTCCGTGCCCGGCGCCGGGCACGTCGTGACGGCGGGGGACGGGCAGGCGCACGGCGGACAAGTGCGGGCCGGACAGATGCGGGGCGGGCCAGGTGGGACGCCGGGTGGAGTCCCCGATCCCGACGGCTTCCTGGGTCCGGTCAACTCCGCGCGGGCCGCGGCCGGTGCCCCGCCCGTCCGCCTCGACGCCCGGCTGACGGCCGCCGCCCGGGACCACGCCGGCGCCATGGCTGACCGGGGACTGCTCAGCTCGGAGATCCCGGAGGGCACCTCCGTCTACCGGCGAGTCCTGTCGGCCGGTTATCCCTACCTGACCATCGGCGAGCATCTGGTCTCCGGCCCGCGCACCCCTGGCGAGTTCGTCGAGTACTGCCTGACCAGCGAGCAGTCCCGGCGCGTCCTGTGCGACCCGGCCTACGACCAGGCGGGGGTGGCGTGCGTCCCCGACCCCCGCTCGGGCGATCTGTACTGGACGGCGCTCTGGGCGCGGCCGTTCAGCCCCTCGGGCCTGGAGCGGACGGCACACGAGGTCATCACGCTCACCAACGCCGAGCGGGCGTCGGCCGGTCTGCCGCCCCTCTCGGCCGACGCGCCGCTGACCACCGCGGCCCAGGCCCACAGCGCGGCCATGGTGGCCCGCGACTTCTACGCGCACACCTCGCCCGAGGGGAGTCAGCCCTGGGACCGGGCCGCAGCGGCGGGCAGCGCCCGCCGCACCATCGGCGAGAACATCGCGTGCGGGCAGCGCTCCCCGGCCGAGGTGGTCCGCGGCTGGATGGACAGTCCCGGCCACCGGGCCAACATCCTCAAGCGCGACTTCACCCACATAGGCATCGGCCTCGCCGGGGGCGGCCGGGCCGGCACGTACTGGACGCAGCTCTTCGGCGGCTGA
- a CDS encoding serine hydrolase domain-containing protein — MVSTTVGTGTALGAVVVSLLAAPAQATTSPGTDRAGTERVAATAAAAPDDTGLRAILRTARGQGAPGAMARIDDNGTVHRLVEGVADRATGRTISTNDRFRVGSITKSFSAVVLLQLVDEGKLKLDKSVDSYLPGLLPDSRITVRHVLSHRSGLYDYTNDLFARTVPGFEAVRDKVFSYRDLVKLSLAKPRTNAPGAAYSYSNTNFVVAGMLIEKLTGHSVGTEYQKRIFTPLDLTNTFYVHPATAIPGRHTNGYLTPDTAGAALVDATKQTASWAQSAGAIISTPHDLDAFFSALLRGKLMSAAQLTQMTKWARVNSNTSYGLGLRRRDLSCGISVYGHTGTVQGYYSYAFATKDGKRSLTALANTSNNTKVLNTMYRTLESAFCGKPATGAAARAAVPGTAPGEAPVERHEDIAPDVTLD; from the coding sequence ATGGTCTCAACAACGGTGGGTACGGGCACGGCGCTCGGCGCGGTCGTGGTGTCCCTGCTGGCGGCCCCGGCGCAGGCCACGACGTCGCCGGGCACGGACCGCGCCGGCACCGAACGGGTCGCGGCGACCGCCGCCGCGGCGCCCGACGACACGGGCCTGCGCGCGATCCTGCGTACGGCGCGCGGCCAGGGAGCGCCCGGCGCGATGGCGAGAATCGACGACAACGGCACGGTGCACCGGCTGGTCGAGGGAGTCGCCGACCGGGCCACCGGACGGACCATCAGCACGAACGACCGGTTCCGCGTCGGCAGTATCACCAAGTCCTTCTCCGCCGTCGTGCTGCTCCAACTCGTCGACGAGGGGAAGCTGAAGCTCGACAAGTCGGTCGACAGCTATCTGCCGGGCCTGCTCCCCGACAGCAGGATCACCGTCCGGCACGTACTGAGCCATCGCAGTGGTCTGTACGACTACACGAACGATCTGTTCGCCCGGACGGTCCCCGGTTTCGAGGCCGTCCGCGACAAGGTGTTCAGCTACCGCGACCTGGTGAAGCTGTCGCTGGCCAAGCCGCGTACCAACGCGCCGGGGGCCGCGTACTCCTACTCGAACACCAACTTCGTCGTCGCCGGGATGCTGATCGAGAAACTGACCGGGCACAGCGTCGGTACCGAGTACCAGAAGCGCATCTTCACCCCGCTGGACCTCACGAACACCTTCTACGTCCATCCCGCCACCGCGATCCCGGGGCGCCACACCAACGGCTACCTCACGCCCGACACGGCGGGAGCGGCCCTGGTGGACGCCACGAAGCAGACCGCCTCCTGGGCGCAGAGCGCGGGCGCCATCATCTCCACGCCGCACGACCTGGACGCGTTCTTCTCCGCACTGCTGCGCGGCAAGCTCATGTCCGCCGCCCAGCTCACCCAGATGACGAAGTGGGCGCGGGTCAACAGCAACACGTCCTACGGCCTCGGACTGCGCCGCCGCGATCTCTCGTGCGGGATCTCCGTGTACGGGCACACCGGCACCGTGCAGGGCTACTACTCGTACGCGTTCGCCACGAAGGACGGCAAGCGCAGTCTGACCGCGCTGGCCAACACCTCGAACAACACCAAGGTGCTCAACACCATGTACCGCACCCTGGAGTCCGCGTTCTGCGGCAAGCCCGCGACCGGGGCCGCCGCACGGGCCGCCGTTCCCGGCACGGCTCCCGGCGAGGCCCCCGTGGAGCGGCACGAGGACATCGCGCCCGACGTCACCCTCGACTGA
- a CDS encoding glycoside hydrolase family 65 protein: protein MITHSSYGVEPWALRESELHLGLLPQSESVFALANGHVGWRGNLDEGEPHGLPGSYLGGVHEVHPLPYAEAGYGYPESGQTVINVTNGKIVRLLVDDEPFDLRYGRLRSHERVLDLRTGLLTRTCEWTSPAGSTVRVRSTRLVSFTQRAIAAVAYEVEPVDSRTRVVVQSELVANEQLPGRTADPRAAIALESPLEAEEHYAAGRRLRLVHRTRNSALRVAAAADHAVSGPDRTTMTSESSDDVARLTVTSVLEPGQTLRLEKIVSYGWSGNRSLPALSDQVDAALAAAQHGGWQQLVDEQRGYLDDFWARADVEVGGDEEIQQAVRFGLFHVLQAGARAEQRAIPAKGLTGSGYDGHAFWDTETFVLPLLTYTSPGAVAEALRWRQNTLPAARARAAQLGLRGAAFPWRTIAGSEGSAYWPAGTAAFHVNADIADAVIRYTAATGDTRFERDTGVELLTETARLWRSLGHHDHRGDFHIDGVTGPDEYSAVADDNTYTNLMARANLLAAADAVERHPRRAAELGVDEEESAAWRDAAEAMHIPYNSELRVHEQHAGFTRYQRWDFAATRPDQYPLMLHFPYFDIYRKQVVKQADLVLAMYKCSPFFDEEHKARNFAYYEPLTVRDSSLSACCQAVIAAETGHPGLAYDYLVEAALMDLEDLEHNTRDGLHIASLAGTWMALVAGFGGLRHHGKNLEFTPRLPERFNRLAFSLEVLGRRLRVEIERDVATYSLTTGGPLELRHHRELFTVDADKPRSLPIPAPRLRPAPDQPPHRRPNPRG from the coding sequence GTGATAACCCATTCGTCGTACGGGGTCGAGCCCTGGGCCCTGCGGGAGAGCGAACTGCACCTCGGGCTGCTGCCGCAGAGCGAGTCCGTGTTCGCCCTCGCCAACGGCCACGTCGGCTGGCGCGGCAACCTCGACGAGGGCGAACCCCACGGCCTCCCCGGCTCCTACCTGGGCGGCGTCCACGAAGTACACCCGCTGCCCTACGCGGAGGCGGGCTACGGCTATCCGGAGTCCGGGCAGACGGTCATCAACGTCACGAACGGCAAGATCGTCCGGCTGCTCGTGGACGACGAGCCGTTCGACCTGCGCTACGGACGACTGCGTTCCCACGAGCGCGTCCTCGACCTGCGCACCGGGCTGCTCACCCGCACCTGCGAGTGGACCTCGCCCGCGGGTTCCACCGTCCGGGTGCGCTCGACCCGGCTCGTCTCCTTCACCCAACGGGCGATCGCGGCCGTCGCCTACGAGGTGGAGCCCGTCGACAGCCGCACGCGCGTGGTCGTCCAGTCCGAGCTGGTCGCCAACGAGCAACTGCCCGGCCGCACGGCCGATCCACGGGCGGCGATCGCCCTGGAGTCGCCCCTGGAGGCGGAGGAGCACTATGCGGCGGGCCGCCGGCTGCGGCTCGTGCACCGCACGCGCAACAGCGCCCTGCGGGTCGCCGCGGCCGCCGACCACGCGGTCAGCGGACCCGACCGGACCACCATGACCAGCGAGAGCAGCGACGACGTCGCCCGCCTCACGGTGACCTCGGTACTGGAACCGGGCCAGACCCTGCGCCTGGAGAAGATCGTCTCCTACGGCTGGTCGGGCAACCGTTCCCTGCCCGCTCTGAGTGACCAGGTCGACGCGGCCCTCGCCGCCGCCCAGCACGGCGGCTGGCAGCAGCTCGTCGACGAACAACGCGGCTATCTCGACGACTTCTGGGCACGCGCCGACGTCGAGGTGGGCGGCGACGAGGAGATCCAGCAGGCCGTCCGCTTCGGCCTCTTCCACGTCCTCCAGGCGGGCGCCCGTGCCGAGCAGCGCGCGATCCCCGCCAAGGGCCTGACCGGCTCCGGGTACGACGGCCACGCCTTCTGGGACACCGAGACCTTCGTCCTGCCGCTGCTCACCTACACCTCGCCCGGTGCCGTCGCCGAGGCGCTGCGCTGGCGCCAGAACACCCTCCCGGCCGCACGCGCGCGGGCCGCCCAACTCGGCCTGAGGGGCGCCGCGTTCCCCTGGCGGACCATAGCGGGCTCCGAGGGCTCGGCGTACTGGCCGGCCGGCACCGCCGCGTTCCATGTGAACGCCGACATCGCCGACGCCGTCATCCGTTACACCGCCGCCACGGGCGACACGCGCTTCGAACGCGACACCGGGGTCGAGCTGCTGACCGAGACGGCACGGCTGTGGCGCTCGCTCGGGCACCACGACCACCGCGGAGACTTCCACATCGACGGGGTGACGGGACCCGACGAGTACAGCGCCGTCGCCGACGACAACACGTACACCAACCTCATGGCCCGAGCGAACCTGCTGGCCGCCGCGGACGCCGTCGAGCGCCACCCCCGGCGGGCCGCGGAGCTGGGCGTCGACGAGGAGGAGAGCGCCGCCTGGCGCGACGCGGCCGAGGCCATGCACATCCCGTACAACAGCGAACTGCGCGTCCACGAGCAGCATGCCGGGTTCACCCGGTACCAGCGCTGGGACTTCGCCGCCACCCGCCCCGACCAGTACCCGCTGATGCTGCACTTCCCCTACTTCGACATCTACCGCAAGCAGGTCGTCAAGCAGGCCGACCTGGTGCTCGCCATGTACAAGTGCAGCCCGTTCTTCGACGAGGAGCACAAGGCCCGCAACTTCGCCTACTACGAGCCCCTCACCGTCCGCGACTCCTCCCTGTCGGCCTGCTGCCAGGCCGTCATCGCCGCCGAGACCGGTCATCCCGGCCTCGCCTACGACTACCTGGTCGAGGCCGCGCTGATGGATCTGGAGGACCTGGAGCACAACACCCGCGACGGCCTGCACATCGCCTCGCTCGCCGGGACCTGGATGGCCCTGGTCGCGGGCTTCGGCGGGCTGCGCCACCACGGGAAGAACCTGGAGTTCACTCCCCGGCTGCCGGAACGGTTCAACCGGCTCGCCTTCTCCCTGGAGGTCCTCGGCCGCCGGCTGCGCGTGGAGATCGAGCGGGACGTCGCCACGTACTCACTCACCACGGGCGGCCCCCTGGAGCTCCGCCACCACCGCGAACTCTTCACCGTCGACGCCGACAAGCCGCGCAGCCTGCCCATCCCGGCGCCGAGGCTGCGCCCCGCCCCGGACCAGCCGCCGCACCGGCGGCCGAACCCCCGGGGATGA
- a CDS encoding beta-phosphoglucomutase family hydrolase, with translation MTELGLPKEILACLFDLDGVITKTAVVHAAAWKRTFDDFLRGRDGDGFRPFDDADDYAAYVDGLPRADGVRTFLASRGIELPEGTPDDPPDRETVHGLGNRKNELLLDMIRTDGVEAYDGTLRYIEAVREHGLRTAVVSSSANCRDVLRSVGAESLFDVRIDGVVAAERRLPGKPRPDTFLAAAHDLGVDASAAAVFEDALAGMDAGRSGHFGYVVGVDRVGQSAALRAHGADIVVRDLAELGDPA, from the coding sequence ATGACTGAGCTCGGCCTGCCGAAAGAGATCCTGGCCTGCCTCTTCGACCTCGACGGGGTGATCACCAAGACCGCCGTGGTCCACGCGGCCGCCTGGAAGCGGACGTTCGACGACTTCCTGCGCGGACGGGACGGCGACGGATTCCGTCCCTTCGACGACGCCGACGACTACGCCGCGTACGTGGACGGGCTGCCTCGCGCCGACGGTGTCCGCACCTTCCTCGCCTCGCGCGGCATCGAGCTCCCCGAAGGAACTCCCGACGACCCGCCCGACCGCGAGACCGTCCACGGCCTGGGCAACCGCAAGAACGAGCTGCTCCTCGACATGATCCGCACGGACGGGGTCGAGGCCTACGACGGGACGCTGCGCTACATCGAGGCCGTCCGGGAGCACGGGCTGCGGACCGCGGTCGTCTCCTCCAGCGCCAACTGCCGGGACGTCCTGCGCTCGGTGGGAGCGGAGTCCCTCTTCGACGTACGCATCGACGGTGTCGTCGCCGCCGAACGGCGGCTCCCGGGCAAGCCGCGCCCCGACACGTTCCTGGCCGCGGCCCACGACCTCGGTGTCGACGCGTCCGCGGCGGCCGTCTTCGAGGACGCGCTCGCCGGCATGGACGCGGGCCGCTCGGGCCACTTCGGGTACGTCGTCGGGGTGGACCGCGTCGGCCAGAGCGCCGCCCTGCGCGCCCACGGCGCCGACATCGTCGTACGCGATCTGGCCGAACTGGGGGACCCCGCGTGA
- a CDS encoding nucleoside/nucleotide kinase family protein — protein sequence MTGARPTFDDLVARAVSLVRPGRRALLGIAGSPGAGKTTLAERLVRRLDEDGPFRVAHVPMDGFHLADAELDRLGRRDRKGAPDTFDAAGYAALLRRLREDEEDLVYAPGFERVLEQPLAGALPVPRAARLIVTEGNYLLLRDGAWARARAQLDEVWFCEPDEADRVRRLVARHEEFGKDREAAVAWALGTDQRNADLVAATRDRADLVVGAAVVGSTVCTEEAAVGPEVGNAAVAEAVTGPAGFPRSRTSRHN from the coding sequence ATGACCGGGGCGCGTCCGACCTTCGACGACCTGGTGGCGCGGGCGGTGTCGCTCGTACGTCCCGGCCGGCGCGCCCTCCTCGGCATCGCCGGCAGCCCGGGTGCGGGCAAGACGACGCTCGCCGAGCGTCTGGTCCGGCGGCTCGACGAGGACGGTCCCTTCCGCGTCGCCCACGTGCCGATGGACGGGTTCCATCTCGCGGACGCCGAGCTGGACCGGCTGGGGCGCCGTGACCGGAAGGGGGCTCCGGACACGTTCGACGCGGCGGGGTACGCGGCGCTGCTGCGCAGGCTGCGCGAGGACGAGGAGGATCTCGTCTACGCGCCCGGCTTCGAGCGGGTCCTCGAACAGCCGCTGGCGGGTGCCCTTCCCGTTCCGCGGGCCGCCCGTCTGATCGTCACGGAGGGGAACTACCTGCTGCTGCGCGACGGCGCGTGGGCGCGCGCCCGCGCGCAGCTCGACGAGGTGTGGTTCTGCGAACCCGACGAGGCCGACCGCGTCCGGCGGCTCGTCGCACGTCATGAGGAGTTCGGCAAGGACCGCGAGGCGGCGGTGGCGTGGGCGCTGGGAACGGATCAGCGCAACGCCGACCTGGTCGCCGCGACCCGGGACCGCGCCGACCTGGTGGTCGGGGCGGCGGTCGTCGGGTCGACGGTCTGCACCGAGGAGGCGGCCGTCGGGCCGGAGGTCGGGAACGCCGCCGTCGCGGAGGCGGTCACGGGGCCGGCGGGATTCCCGCGCTCGCGGACGAGCCGGCACAACTGA